From Girardinichthys multiradiatus isolate DD_20200921_A chromosome 3, DD_fGirMul_XY1, whole genome shotgun sequence, the proteins below share one genomic window:
- the slc25a40 gene encoding probable mitochondrial glutathione transporter SLC25A40, with product MSHRSPASPAINGITPIQQMISSCSGALLTSLLVTPLDVVKIRLQAQKNCIFKGKYFVYSNGLMDHICVCENGKGWYKAAGQFKGTLDAFYKIVCCEGITALWSGLPPTLVMAVPATVIYFTCYDQLHAELRVRMGERAQEAPLLAGAIARVGSATVISPLELIRTKLQSQKQSYRELTNCIRSAVQTEGWWSLWRGLGPTLLRDVPFSAMYWYNYEWAKTWLCQWRNTTEPTFTITFISGAGSGSIAAIVTLPFDVVKTRRQVELGALQAKNSSDQVSSSTFSIMRRIVAQDGFRGVFAGFLPRLIKVAPACAIMISSYEFGKAFFRKRNQERIPQQLQSTSTCLVSAMK from the exons ATGAGTCATCGAAGTCCTGCTTCTCCTGCCATCAATGGCATCACTCCGATCCAGCAGATGATTTCTTCCTGCTCCGGAGCCCTGCTTACATCGCTGCTCG tcacacCTTTGGATGTGGTAAAAATCAGACTGCAAGCGCAGAAAAATTGCATATTCAAAG GCAAGTACTTTGTCTATTCCAATGGACTCATGGACCACATATGCGTGTGTGAAAATGGCAAGGGCTGGTACAAAGCTGCCGGTCAATTCAAAGGCACACTC GACGCCTTCTATAAGATAGTGTGCTGTGAGGGAATCACAGCCTTATGGAGCGGTCTGCCTCCAACACT TGTGATGGCGGTCCCGGCCACAGTGATCTATTTCACGTGCTACGATCAGCTGCATGCAGAGCTGAGGGTGAGGATGGGAGAGCGGGCCCAGGAGGCTCCGCTGTTAGCGGGAGCCATCGCTAGAG TGGGTTCAGCAACCGTAATTAGCCCCCTTGAGCTGATCCGCACCAAGCTGCAGTCCCAGAAGCAGTCGTACAGGGAGCTGACCAACTGCATCCGCTCGGCAGTGCAGACAGAAGGCTGGTGGTCCCTGTGGAGGGGTTTAGGGCCCACCCTGCTCCGAGACGTGCCCTTCTCAGCCATGTACTGGTACAACTACGAGTGGGCCAAAACTTGGCTGTGCCAGTGGCGTAACACCACAGAGCCCACGTTCACCATCACCTTCATATCTGGAGCCGGGTCGGGTTCT atCGCAGCCATTGTCACATTACCATTTGATGTGGTCAAAACAAGACGGCAGGTGGAGCTCGGGGCGCTGCAAGCAAAGAATT CATCAGATCAGGTTTCTTCATCTACTTTCAGCATCATGAGGAGGATTGTGGCACAAGATGGCTTTCGTGGGGTTTTTGcag GTTTCCTCCCCAGGCTGATCAAAGTGGCTCCAGCCTGTGCCATCATGATCAGCTCGTATGAGTTTGGAAAGGCCTTTTTCCGCAAACGCAACCAGGAGCGGATACCTCAGCAACTGCAATCCACAAGCACGTGTCTGGTCTCCGCCATGAAATAA
- the dbf4 gene encoding protein DBF4 homolog A, whose amino-acid sequence MKPNRSQNHHQNPGPNFQGTGINVSEKASVSKAKQTSSVSSSAQVKPFAGKVFYLDLQSNRTAETLEKDIKLLGGTVEKFFSKQIKYLVSNKREAKHVHCLRQDSPVPSPDSGQTSPHPNPHRPSNHVDNVKSRSQGQVDTLVKSRGKSLVERVVTGQGRVQMDRILSNALEWGAKILYLHDVLPYIQKKKKIFRNQILAAAPVKSQAKNESSAKLGCQKWKAGRIPKTFIKVEDSSRHYCPIHLTMPNLPAFNLTTVAPYSPFCVEEKDPSGIKQLGHGGGKASGAEEKGHGRKKNREKKRGGYCECCMVKYDQLKMHLQSERHKAFSRSDEYLVVDRLVSTLHFNFLPIKTKATRPKCSVSSVLLAPGPCGEAVPNIQGDASHSKTIKAEEDRIVAASEGSYSGQHFCAKRDRRNCYTYSGRSKHRFLACKQTIRQNLSTQKSEQITSPQLKSENPHSDEEVLATFPSRDNRVSLVDKIPHKDTNSSVSYILGTNLQSEPSASNFSVVTHGPEDMNKDAVLPEAVQEAKIFSETENNLSENEEETPHMPIFSTVQNIQRKIKVYKRKRRKVDTNTEPEPENSMLKLWEVFQSSDDTDVEFHGFTD is encoded by the exons atgaaaccgAACCGCAGCCAGAATCATCATCAGAACCCTGGACCCAACTTTCAAG GAACGGGTATAAACGTGAGCGAGAAGGCATCAGTGAGCAAAGCAAAGCAAACCTCCAGTGTGTCATCTTCAGCACAAGTCAAGCCATTTGCTGGAAAAGTGTTTTACCTGGATCTACAGTCCAACAGAACAGCTGAGACGTTGGAGAAGGACATCAAACTACTGGGTGGG ACTGTTGAGAAGTTCTTCAGTAAGCAAATCAAGTATCTGGTATCCAACAAGCGGGAGGCAAAGCATGTGCACTGCCTCAGACAGGACTCTCCTGTCCCCAGTCCCGACTCTGGACAGACTTCTCCACACCCAAACCCACACCGTCCTTCCAACCATGTGGATAATGTCAAAAGCAGGTCTCAGGGTCAAGTGGATACA TTGGTCAAGAGCCGAGGGAAGTCTCTGGTGGAAAGAGTAGTGACAGGGCAG GGGAGGGTACAAATGGACAGAATCCTCTCAAATGCACTGGAGTGGGGTGCCAAAATCCTCTATTTAcatg ATGTTTTGCCTTATattcagaagaaaaagaagattttCAGGAACCAGATTTTAGCAGCTGCGCCTGTGAAATCACAG GCAAAAAATGAATCTTCAGCAAAGCTGGGTTGTCAGAAATGGAAAG CGGGCAGGATCCCCAAAACTTTTATCAAGGTTGAGGACTCGAGCAG ACACTACTGTCCAATCCACCTCACGATGCCAAACCTGCCTGCATTCAACCTGACGACAGTGGCTCCCTACAGTCCCTTCTGTGTCGAGGAGAAAGATCCTTCTGGAATCAAACAGCTGGGACACGG AGGAGGGAAAGCTTCAGGCGCCGAGGAGAAAGGTCACGGCCGGAAGAAGAACCGAGAGAAGAAGCGAGGCGGTTACTGCGAGTGCTGCATGGTCAAATACGACCAACTCAAGATG CATCTGCAGAGTGAACGTCACAAGGCTTTCTCCAGGAGCGATGAGTACTTGGTTGTGGACCGTCTGGTTTCGACTTTGCACTTTAATTTCCTTCCCATCAAAACTAAAGCCACGAG acCCAAGTGCAGTGTTTCCTCTGTTCTGTTGGCTCCTGGACCGTGTGGGGAAGCTGTCCCAAATATCCAAGGGGATGCTAGTCACTCCAAGACCATTAAGGCAGAGGAAGATCGGATCGTTGCTGCGTCTGAAGGATCGTATTCGGGACAACATTTTTGTGCAAAGCGAGACCGAAGGAACTGCTACACTTACTCAGGCAGGTCCAAGCACAGGTTTCTTGCCTGCAAACAGACTATTAGGCAGAACCTTTCCACTCAAAAATCCGAGCAGATCACGAGTCCTCAACTGAAGTCAGAAAACCCTCACTCTGATGAGGAAGTTCTCGCCACATTTCCTTCCAGAGACAACCGGGTCAGTTTGGTTGACAAAATTCCTCACAAAGACACAAACAGCTCAGTCTCTTACATACTAGGTACAAACCTGCAAAGTGAACCATCAGCTAGCAACTTCAGTGTTGTGACACACGGGCCTGAAGATATGAACAAGGATGCTGTTCTGCCTGAGGCTGTCCAGGAGGccaaaatattttcagaaactgaaaataatctctctgaaaatgaagaagaaaccCCTCATATGCCCATTTTCTCTACAGTGCAAAACATTCAGCGGAAGATCAAAGTTTATAAGCGCAAAAGACGGAAAGTGGacacaaacacagagccagAACCTGAGAACTCTATGTTGAAGCTTTGGGAGGTTTTCCAGTCAAGTGACGACACGGATGTGGAGTTTCATGGCTTTACAGACTAG